One Sporosarcina sp. FSL W8-0480 genomic window, AGTCCTCGGAGAAGCCTAACGGTTGAATAAAGTTCCTCCAATTCCTTGTTTTCCGTGTGAACATCATCCGGCTTCTTTTCTTCATTCAGTCGGTCAATGAACTCGGATAACTTCTTTTCATCATCTTTCATTCCTCGTACCTCCATTCTCATTCAACCTCTTCATAATCGACGCAAGTGCCTGTAATGCACGATGCTGCATAACACGGATATTACCCTCGGTTTTATTCATGATTTTCGCTGTTTCCCCAGTAGTATAGCCTTTCAATATACGTAGATCGATGACAGTCCTTTGTTCTTCGTTCAACTGATCAAGGGCTTTTTCGATAAGGAAACGTTGGTCGCTCAATCCTGTTTCGTCATCGACCGCCGAGTCTAAAGGTTGAATTGCTTCAAATTCTATGGTGGTCCCCCGTCGTTGTGCCTTTCGCCACGAATCACGAATTAGGTTAAGGGCGACCGTCTTTAGGAAACCCATGTACTTGTCGGAATCGATGCGTCCCTTTCGAAAATAGGGAATCGCTTTAATATAGGTTTCTTGTGTAATTTCTTGCGCCTCCTCCCGATTTTGCACTTTGTAGTAGATGAATCGGTATAAAGGCTCCCAAGTTTTGCGGCAAACC contains:
- a CDS encoding RNA polymerase sigma factor, with the protein product MKHDELGPSKPSIEEVCRKTWEPLYRFIYYKVQNREEAQEITQETYIKAIPYFRKGRIDSDKYMGFLKTVALNLIRDSWRKAQRRGTTIEFEAIQPLDSAVDDETGLSDQRFLIEKALDQLNEEQRTVIDLRILKGYTTGETAKIMNKTEGNIRVMQHRALQALASIMKRLNENGGTRNER